In Monodelphis domestica isolate mMonDom1 chromosome 3, mMonDom1.pri, whole genome shotgun sequence, the following proteins share a genomic window:
- the BASP1 gene encoding brain acid soluble protein 1 yields MGGKLSKKKKGYNVNDEKAKDKDKKAEGAGTEEETPKENDETQTVAETTDVKEKTEKDSQVTANKTEEKGAEKDVAPGKEEAPKSESEKPEAVPDGKAEPQKDTEPEQAPASAPAASEASKSPEAKVSQSSEATATSKADDKSKEEGEAKKTEASAAAVAQESKSEVAPASDSKPSSSEAASSSKETPAATEAPSSTPKAQEPAAPAEEAPTANSDQTIAVNE; encoded by the coding sequence ATGGGAGGCAAGCTCAGCAAGAAGAAGAAGGGGTACAATGTAAATGATGAGAAAGCCAAGGATAAAGACAAGAAGGCTGAAGGAGCTggtacagaagaagaaactccCAAGGAGAATGATGAGACCCAGACAGTGGCCGAGACCACAGATGTGAAGGAGAAGACCGAGAAGGATTCCCAGGTCACTGCCAACAAGACCGAAGAGAAGGGAGCAGAGAAGGATGTGGCGCCGGGCAAAGAAGAAGCTCCGAAATCAGAGTCTGAGAAACCAGAGGCTGTCCCTGATGGAAAGGCAGAGCCACAGAAGGATACAGAGCCAGAGCAAGCACCTGCCTCTGCTCCCGCAGCCAGTGAGGCTTCTAAGAGTCCTGAGGCAAAGGTCTCTCAGTCTTCAGAAGCCACAGCAACTAGTAAAGCAGATGACAAGAGCAAAGAGGAAGGGGAAGCCAAAAAGACTGAGGCTTCCGCAGCTGCCGTCGCCCAAGAATCTAAAAGTGAAGTGGCTCCAGCTTCAGACTCAAAACCTAGCAGCAGCGAAGCTGCGTCTTCTTCCAAGGAGACCCCAGCAGCAACAGAAGCCCCTAGCTCTACACCTAAGGCCCAGGAACCTGCAGCCCCAGCAGAAGAGGCTCCGACCGCTAATTCGGATCAAACCATAGCAGTGAATGAGTAA